The nucleotide sequence AAGAAATCTATTATTCATATCTCACCTATTATTTAAGAAGATCTTTAATTCTTTGATTTACAACTTCTCCGTTGAGAGTAATGAGTGCACCTTTTATAATTTCATCTTCAAGTCTCAATTCAACTTTACCTTCCTTACCGAAGTGCTGAATGAATGCCAGAATATTTTTGGAATACATTTCACTTGAATGAGTAGGAACAAGGCTCGGAAGATTCGGTTCGCCGATTATTGTAACCCCATACTTCTTCACAATCTTACCTTTCTCGCTGACCTCACAATTTCCTCCAAACTCAACTGCCATATCAAGAACAACGCTTCCCGGTCTCATATTTTTTACCATTTCTTCAGTAACAAGTACCGGTGCTTTTTTCCCGGGAACGAGTGCAGTTGTAATGACAATATCAGCTTCTGTGATATGTTTAAAAATCAGATCTTTCTGCTTCTTCAAAAATTCCTGCGAAACTTCCTTCGCATAACCACCAGCATCCTGCATATCAGCAGCACCTTCAACTTCAATAAATTTTCCGCCAAGACTGTGCACTTCTTCTTTCACTGCTGCACGGATGTCGGAAACTTCAACAACTGCTCCTAATCTTTTGGCTGTACCGAGTGCCTGCAATCCTGCAACTCCGGCACCCATAATTACAACTTTCGCAGGTGAAATTGTACCGGCGGCTGTCATTAACATTGGAAAAATTTTCCCAAGATGATCTGCCGTCATAATTACACTTTTGTATCCAGCAATGTTCGCCTGTGAGCTAAGTGCATCCATTTTTTGTGCGAGTGTTGTCCTCGGAATCATATCCATCGAGATAACATTAATTTTGTTTGCAGCGCACTTTTTTGCCAGTTCAGGATGATTTAACGGATAAAGAAAAGTTATCAAAAGTGTTCCGTCTTTCATTAAGTCAATTTCGTTTTTCCCTGCTGATGGATGATCAAGTGGGCGTTGAACTTTCAAAACTATATCTGCCGATGAATAAAGATCATTTAAGTCAACAATCTTAGCGCCGGATTTTTCATACAACGTATTTGTAAAACCGGCATTTAATCCGGCATCTTTCTCTATCTGGATCTGGAAACCAGCTTTTATAAGTTTTGAAGCAACATCCGGGGTACACGCTACTCGATTTTCGCCAGGCAGGATCTCTTTAGGAACTGCTATTACCATACCTGAAACTCCTGTGTGAATTGAAAAATATTATCTTGTGAAAATTAAGTTGATTGATTGCGAATTGCAAAAATCATCATTAACATTTTCAATAGTATCACAATTTTGAAAAAGGAGACTAGGATTAAATTCGTTGCTAATAAAATCACATAGAGTGATGATTCAGTTTAAACTGGATTTACTAAAAAAAGCTCTATTTGAATAATGTATTGTTCAGCTTATCTGATAAGAATCATTTTTTTAGTTTGAATAATTTCCCCTGATCGTAATTGATAGAAATAAATTCCACTGGAAAGAGAGCGCCCATCAAACTTAACTTCATAATCTCCCGAAGGTTTTTCCCCACTTATTAAAGTTTCGATTTCATTTCCAAGTACATCAAATATTTTTAAGCTAACATATCCAGATTCTGCAATCTTAAACCGAATATTAGTAGTTGGATTAAAGGGATTTGGATAATTTTGTTCTAATAAGAAAGAAGCTGGTAGTTCTGCAAAAGAATTTTCAAGAGATGTTGTTTTATTTACGCTTTTGTAAACACCTTCGCCACTTGTTCCTGCCAAAATATAGTCATTATCAGTAATAATTAAATTATTAAGACTCACGTTATCCAGTCCTGAATTTATTTCCTCCCAGATAATACCATTGTCTGCCGATCTAAGAACACCGGTTCCGGAAAGCAAAATGAAGAGATTACCTTCGCTGTCATCTGCAAATGATTTAACAGCGTTTCCATTACTTTTATAGATAGAGTTCCAGCTATTTCCAAAATCAGTTGAGCGATAAAAATTGCTGTCGGAAGCTGTGGCATACATTTCGTTTGTTTTTGTTATTCCGAAAATTACTATTCCTTCAGGAGTTGATACTAAATACTCCCAATTACCACCGTTATCAGAAGATCGAAAATATCCTGTACCTGTCTCACAAAAAATGTATCCTATATTATTAAATGTAACCGATTTTATAAATTCAGCAGGGGATGTTAGTTGAATCTCAAACCAATCATTACCGTTGTTTGAAGATTTGAATAATTTATGATTAATGATTGCATAGACAGAATTATCGAAATTAACATTTACTTGAGTAATTGCTGAATCAACCTGTAATATAATATCCCAATAAGTTCCTGAATCAATTGATCTTAGAATAACTCCCATTAATGAACCACCACTGCTTGCAAAAATAGTCCCATTTGGCGAAGCTGTGAATGAAGTAACTGGCCCCATTGTATTTAATATAGACCAGTTTTCACCATTATCAGATGTGACAGATAATCCTGCTGGCACTGATATAGCGTAAACTTTATTTATTAGTCCCTTTTCCATGGTGCTGATTGTAGAATTATTTATCCCGCTTGAAGATTGAGACCAATTATTTCCAGAGTCAACTGAACGAAAAACCCCACTAAAATATGTCCCGGCAAAAAAGAAATTATTATTTTCGGCAATGGACCGAACCATACCGCTGGATTGAAGAAAGTTTAATTTAGTCCAACTTATTCCTTCATTTGTTGAACGATAAACTCCATAGCTGCCCAAATAAATATCTCCATTGCTTGAAGAAAAAATTATTCTTGCCGAATTATTTATAGTTGAGATGCTATCCCAGTTCATTCCTTCATCTGAAGAAATATAGAAATCACCGAAATTTGAGATAGCAGCAAAATTGCCATTATGAATTAATGTCAAATCATTTATTGATTGATTGGGAGGCAAAACATTCTGCCAGGTAGCACCTGTATCCGACGATCTGTAAATTCCAGCGTCGGAAGCAACAACTATTAAATTGATATCTTTAGTAACAATTGAACGTATTCCCCAGATATCACTATTTAATGCTGTCCAATTTACTCCGTAGTCATTGGATCTGTAAATATTATTCTCATAAACAGAACCAACATAGATTGAACCGGCATCGTCTAAAGTAATAGTTGAAACCAGAAAGTCTGTCAAAGAAGATTGGGTCCAGGTTTCACCATTATCAGATGAAAAATGAATTCCATTTCCACTGCCAGCCAGAATATTTCCATTTGGTAATAGTTCAAGTGAGTAAACACTCTTATTGGAAAATTCATTTTCCAGATGGTTCCAGGTTTCACCCGCGTCCGTTGATTTGTACATTCCGCCAAGCCATGTTCCGATTAATACGAAATCATCTTTAAAAATAAAATCATAAACAATTACTGTTCCTGGTCCAGGAGTTCTTTCCCAATAATTTTGTGCAAATGAAGAATTAGATTGAAAACAACAAAGTAAAATTGAAGTGAGAATTACAATAGGATTAGAAGAAAAAATATTTTTCATTTTAAAACCTTTGAAATTGTTACCTCTATTTTAACTTCAATGTTTTTTCAAGTAAAGTCAAAGTTTCCTGCCCTTTATTACTTAACGATCAGCAATCAAATTATATAGCCGGTTGTTCTTTCGTTAAGCAGTGAAGCGTTCCCAATCCCCAAACCAAATCAACTGAATGAATACCGATTACTTTTCTGTCAGCGAAAAAGTCCGATAATATTCCGAGCACAATTCTGTCATTCGGATCATTGAAAGTCGGAACCAGGACAGCATAATTTGAAATGTAGAAATTTGCATAACTTGCCGGGAGTCTTTGTCCTTTGAAAATTTGAGGCGAAGGCATAGGCAGAGACACAACATTTAAATTAGAGCCATTTAATAGTTTAATATTTTGAAGACGTTCCCGATTCTCATTTAATAAATTATAATTTTCCTCAGAAGGATTTTTTTCGGAAACAAGAACAACCGTATCTTCATTTACAAATCTGCAAAGATCGTCAATGTGTCCATGAGTATCATCCCCAACAATTCCCTTTCCCAGCCAGATCACATTCGTAACGCCAAAATATTTCTTGAAGATTTCAAAATAATCTTGTTTTGTAAAACCAGGATTTCGGGTCTGGACTTTTTCATCGAGCAAACATTCTTCTGTTGTTATTAAAGTTCCTTTACCATTTGTATCAATAGCACCGCCTTCAAGTACAACTTGCCTGCTGTTATGTTCAGCAGCTATTCTTTTTAGTTTTAATTTTTGTGAAATGAATGCTGGAATTTTATCATCGTGTTTGTAGTCATCATACTTTGCCCAGGCATTGAATTTAAAATCAATTACTATGACTTCATTTCTATCTTTCACAAACATTGGTCCGGAATCTCTCAGCCAGCCTCGGTCCGTTTTCTTAATGAAGAACTCCACATTTGTCAGACCGCCATTAGAATCTTTCAAAACTTTTTCAGCTTTTAATCGATGCTCTTTTGACTGAACAAAAATTCTAACTTTTTCTCCGCGTGAAATATATTTTACAATCTCTGCATAGACATAAG is from Ignavibacteriota bacterium and encodes:
- a CDS encoding Re/Si-specific NAD(P)(+) transhydrogenase subunit alpha; translation: MVIAVPKEILPGENRVACTPDVASKLIKAGFQIQIEKDAGLNAGFTNTLYEKSGAKIVDLNDLYSSADIVLKVQRPLDHPSAGKNEIDLMKDGTLLITFLYPLNHPELAKKCAANKINVISMDMIPRTTLAQKMDALSSQANIAGYKSVIMTADHLGKIFPMLMTAAGTISPAKVVIMGAGVAGLQALGTAKRLGAVVEVSDIRAAVKEEVHSLGGKFIEVEGAADMQDAGGYAKEVSQEFLKKQKDLIFKHITEADIVITTALVPGKKAPVLVTEEMVKNMRPGSVVLDMAVEFGGNCEVSEKGKIVKKYGVTIIGEPNLPSLVPTHSSEMYSKNILAFIQHFGKEGKVELRLEDEIIKGALITLNGEVVNQRIKDLLK
- a CDS encoding agmatine deiminase family protein, with translation MNKLDLLAEWTNHEATWIGWPYNKSDWPQKFSPIPYVYAEIVKYISRGEKVRIFVQSKEHRLKAEKVLKDSNGGLTNVEFFIKKTDRGWLRDSGPMFVKDRNEVIVIDFKFNAWAKYDDYKHDDKIPAFISQKLKLKRIAAEHNSRQVVLEGGAIDTNGKGTLITTEECLLDEKVQTRNPGFTKQDYFEIFKKYFGVTNVIWLGKGIVGDDTHGHIDDLCRFVNEDTVVLVSEKNPSEENYNLLNENRERLQNIKLLNGSNLNVVSLPMPSPQIFKGQRLPASYANFYISNYAVLVPTFNDPNDRIVLGILSDFFADRKVIGIHSVDLVWGLGTLHCLTKEQPAI
- a CDS encoding T9SS type A sorting domain-containing protein, which gives rise to MNWDSISTINNSARIIFSSSNGDIYLGSYGVYRSTNEGISWTKLNFLQSSGMVRSIAENNNFFFAGTYFSGVFRSVDSGNNWSQSSSGINNSTISTMEKGLINKVYAISVPAGLSVTSDNGENWSILNTMGPVTSFTASPNGTIFASSGGSLMGVILRSIDSGTYWDIILQVDSAITQVNVNFDNSVYAIINHKLFKSSNNGNDWFEIQLTSPAEFIKSVTFNNIGYIFCETGTGYFRSSDNGGNWEYLVSTPEGIVIFGITKTNEMYATASDSNFYRSTDFGNSWNSIYKSNGNAVKSFADDSEGNLFILLSGTGVLRSADNGIIWEEINSGLDNVSLNNLIITDNDYILAGTSGEGVYKSVNKTTSLENSFAELPASFLLEQNYPNPFNPTTNIRFKIAESGYVSLKIFDVLGNEIETLISGEKPSGDYEVKFDGRSLSSGIYFYQLRSGEIIQTKKMILIR